A DNA window from Rhizobium jaguaris contains the following coding sequences:
- a CDS encoding AMP-binding protein, which yields MLGPTGHADTFTRDNLPPAGEWPELLLDGFDYPEWLNAGVELSDRMVERGFGDHVALIGNGRRRTYKELADWTNRIAHALVENIGIKPGNRVIIRSGNNPAMIACWLAVTKVGAVAVNTMPMLRAGELSKIIDKAEISFALCDTRLLEELVAAAKDSRFLKQVVGFDGTANHDAELDRIALNKPVRFEAAKTGRDDVALLGFTSGSTGVPKATMHFHRDILIIADAYAKEVLQVTPEDVFIGSPPIAFTFGLGGLVVFPLRFGASTALLENASPKNMVEIIQEYGATISFTAPTAYRAMLAAMEEGADLSSLRIAVSAGETLPGPIFEEWTRKTGKPILDGIGSTELLHIFISNRLHDAKPHCTGKPLAGYEACVVDDDMKEVPRGTIGKLAVRGPIGCRYLADHRQADYVRDGWNLTGDSFIEDEDGYFYFAARSDDIILSAGYNIAGPEVEAALLSHVDVLECAVIGKPDEDRGHIVQAHVVLMPGIAGSDLLVKTLQDHVKAIIAPYKYPRSIVFVEALPKTESGKIQRFRLRS from the coding sequence ATGCTTGGACCGACTGGTCATGCCGATACATTCACACGCGACAACCTGCCGCCGGCAGGGGAGTGGCCGGAGTTGTTGCTAGATGGCTTCGACTATCCCGAATGGTTGAATGCGGGTGTCGAGCTCAGCGACCGCATGGTCGAGCGCGGCTTCGGCGATCACGTCGCGCTGATCGGCAATGGCCGCCGGCGTACCTATAAGGAACTGGCGGACTGGACCAATCGTATCGCTCATGCGCTCGTCGAGAATATCGGTATCAAGCCCGGCAATCGCGTTATCATCCGCTCCGGCAACAATCCGGCAATGATTGCCTGCTGGCTGGCGGTGACCAAGGTCGGCGCCGTCGCAGTCAACACAATGCCGATGCTTAGGGCTGGCGAACTTTCGAAGATCATCGACAAGGCGGAAATCTCGTTCGCGCTTTGCGACACGAGGCTGCTGGAAGAACTCGTTGCGGCGGCGAAGGATAGCCGGTTTTTGAAGCAGGTTGTCGGTTTCGATGGCACCGCCAATCACGATGCCGAGCTTGACCGGATCGCGCTTAACAAGCCGGTGCGTTTCGAGGCGGCAAAGACCGGGCGGGATGATGTGGCGCTGCTCGGCTTCACCTCGGGGTCGACGGGCGTTCCCAAGGCCACCATGCATTTCCATCGGGATATCCTCATCATCGCCGATGCCTATGCCAAGGAAGTCCTGCAGGTGACGCCGGAGGATGTTTTCATCGGCTCGCCGCCGATCGCCTTTACCTTCGGGCTTGGCGGTTTGGTCGTGTTCCCGCTGCGCTTCGGGGCATCGACGGCCCTGCTGGAAAACGCCTCGCCGAAGAACATGGTCGAGATCATCCAGGAATATGGCGCGACGATCAGCTTCACCGCGCCGACCGCCTATCGCGCCATGCTGGCCGCGATGGAGGAGGGGGCGGATCTCTCCTCGCTTCGGATTGCGGTTTCAGCCGGCGAGACGTTGCCTGGTCCGATCTTCGAAGAGTGGACGCGCAAGACAGGCAAGCCGATCCTCGACGGCATCGGCTCGACCGAGTTGCTGCATATCTTCATTTCCAACCGGCTTCATGATGCCAAGCCCCATTGTACCGGCAAGCCGCTTGCCGGCTATGAGGCGTGCGTCGTTGACGACGACATGAAGGAGGTCCCCCGCGGCACGATCGGCAAGCTCGCGGTTCGAGGCCCGATCGGTTGCCGCTACCTCGCCGACCACCGTCAGGCCGATTATGTCAGAGATGGCTGGAACCTGACGGGCGACAGCTTCATCGAGGATGAAGACGGCTATTTCTATTTCGCTGCGCGCTCCGACGATATTATTCTTTCCGCCGGCTACAATATCGCCGGGCCGGAAGTGGAGGCGGCACTTCTGTCGCATGTCGACGTGCTGGAATGCGCCGTCATCGGCAAGCCGGACGAAGATCGTGGCCATATCGTTCAGGCGCATGTGGTGCTGATGCCGGGCATCGCGGGCTCGGATTTGCTGGTCAAGACGTTGCAGGATCACGTCAAAGCAATAATCGCGCCCTATAAATATCCGCGTTCCATTGTCTTCGTCGAAGCCCTGCCGAAGACCGAATCCGGCAAGATACAGCGCTTCCGCCTGCGTAGCTAA
- a CDS encoding SDR family NAD(P)-dependent oxidoreductase — translation MTTTGKLAGRHALVTGAGSGIGAAIARALAAEGARVTLAGRRREQLEAVAAEIGANAVVVGDFDVTNADAIANGLRIAHEKFGPVDILVNNAGEAPSAPFEKTSLDMWNRVLAVDLTGVFLVTQAALPDLKAHGAGARIINIASTAGLTGYGYVSAYVAAKHGVVGLTRSLALELAKTGITVNAVCPGFTDTPIIERSIATIVTKTGRTAEQALSEFTKSNPQGRLVKPEEVADTVLWLASPAAASINGQAIAVAGGEVLAG, via the coding sequence ATGACGACGACCGGCAAACTCGCGGGCCGTCACGCCCTTGTCACTGGCGCCGGCAGCGGCATTGGTGCCGCAATCGCGCGGGCGCTCGCTGCTGAGGGTGCTCGCGTGACGCTGGCTGGGCGGAGAAGAGAACAGCTGGAGGCGGTAGCTGCCGAAATTGGAGCAAATGCCGTCGTCGTTGGCGATTTCGACGTCACCAATGCCGACGCGATCGCGAACGGCCTGCGCATCGCCCACGAGAAATTCGGCCCCGTCGATATTCTCGTCAACAATGCGGGCGAGGCGCCAAGCGCGCCGTTTGAGAAGACCAGCCTGGACATGTGGAACCGCGTCCTCGCGGTCGATCTCACCGGTGTTTTCCTGGTGACGCAAGCCGCCCTGCCCGATCTCAAAGCGCATGGAGCAGGTGCCCGCATTATCAACATCGCTTCGACGGCGGGCCTGACCGGCTATGGCTATGTTTCCGCCTACGTCGCCGCCAAACATGGCGTCGTCGGTCTGACGCGCTCGCTGGCGCTCGAACTGGCAAAGACTGGCATCACCGTCAACGCTGTCTGCCCCGGTTTCACCGATACGCCGATCATCGAACGCTCGATCGCAACGATCGTCACCAAGACGGGACGCACCGCAGAACAGGCGCTTTCGGAATTCACCAAATCCAATCCGCAGGGACGGCTTGTCAAACCCGAGGAGGTTGCCGACACCGTTTTATGGCTGGCGTCCCCGGCCGCTGCATCGATCAATGGACAGGCAATCGCGGTTGCCGGTGGGGAGGTTTTAGCAGGATGA
- a CDS encoding enoyl-CoA hydratase family protein: MSDRDMTMQGHLKPFRDYKPQHFLWEVSEDGRVATIRLNRPERKNPLTFDSYAELRDLFRDLAYASDVRAVVLTGAGGNFSSGGDVFEIIEPLTRMAMPELLAFTRMTGDLVKAMRKCPQPIISAVDGICAGAGAILAMASDMRLATPEAKTAFLFTRVGLAGADMGACGILPRIIGQGRAAELLFTGRSMTSAEGHAWGFYNGLHASADLEQEAVKLARSLADGPWFAHGMTKTMLNQEWAMGIDEMIESEAQAQAVCMATQDFRRAFEAFAAKRKPEFQGN; the protein is encoded by the coding sequence ATGAGCGATCGGGACATGACGATGCAGGGCCATCTCAAGCCCTTCAGGGACTACAAGCCACAGCATTTCCTTTGGGAAGTCAGTGAGGATGGCCGCGTCGCCACCATCCGGCTGAACCGGCCGGAACGCAAAAACCCGCTGACATTCGACAGCTACGCCGAACTGCGCGATCTCTTCCGCGACCTTGCCTACGCGTCTGACGTTCGCGCCGTGGTATTGACCGGAGCTGGCGGCAATTTCTCTTCCGGCGGCGATGTCTTCGAGATCATCGAACCCTTGACCCGCATGGCAATGCCCGAGCTTCTCGCCTTCACGCGCATGACCGGCGATCTGGTGAAAGCCATGCGCAAGTGCCCGCAGCCGATCATCTCTGCCGTCGATGGCATATGCGCCGGCGCGGGCGCCATTCTGGCGATGGCTTCCGACATGCGTCTGGCAACGCCGGAAGCCAAGACGGCCTTCCTGTTCACTCGCGTCGGTCTTGCCGGCGCCGACATGGGCGCTTGCGGCATCCTGCCCCGCATCATCGGCCAGGGCCGCGCCGCCGAACTGCTCTTTACCGGCCGTTCGATGACATCGGCCGAAGGCCATGCCTGGGGTTTCTACAACGGCCTGCATGCCAGCGCCGATCTGGAGCAGGAAGCCGTCAAGCTCGCACGCTCACTGGCCGACGGACCATGGTTCGCGCATGGCATGACCAAGACCATGCTGAACCAGGAATGGGCGATGGGCATCGACGAGATGATCGAATCCGAAGCGCAGGCCCAGGCCGTCTGCATGGCGACGCAGGATTTCCGCCGCGCCTTCGAGGCCTTCGCCGCCAAGCGCAAGCCTGAATTCCAGGGGAATTGA
- a CDS encoding acyl-CoA dehydrogenase family protein, translating into MSAVSSLPGPTRDHLDWPFFDERHREFAAEVDAFAKSSAMAEIDHGDVDGACRKLVKAFGEAGLLTAATGTSDSSPLIDSRLVCLARETLAWHDGLADFAFAMQGLGTGAIGLSGSAELRAAVLPKVRAGDWLSAFALSEKDAGSDVAAMACAARADGDYYVLDGEKTWISNGGIADVYTVFARTGEAPGTRGISAFVVLADDPGFSIAERIEVIAPHPLATIRFENCRIPASRRLGAPGEGFKIAMRTLDIFRASVAAASLGFARRALDESLAHVRTRPMFGATLGDLQLTQAALGDMATGIDAAALLTYRAAWRRDVQHLPTTREAAMAKMTATETAQAVIDRAVQLFGGRGVKAGEITEKLYREIRALRIYEGATEVQKLIVARELLKNN; encoded by the coding sequence ATGTCCGCGGTATCAAGCCTCCCGGGTCCGACACGGGACCATTTGGATTGGCCGTTCTTCGATGAACGCCACCGGGAATTCGCGGCTGAAGTGGACGCTTTCGCCAAGTCCTCCGCCATGGCCGAAATCGACCATGGCGATGTCGACGGCGCCTGCCGTAAGCTGGTCAAGGCGTTTGGCGAGGCCGGCCTCCTTACAGCCGCGACCGGCACTTCCGACAGCTCTCCACTGATCGATTCCCGCCTCGTCTGTCTTGCCCGTGAAACGCTTGCCTGGCACGACGGCCTTGCCGATTTCGCCTTTGCCATGCAGGGCCTCGGCACCGGCGCGATCGGCCTTTCCGGCTCGGCCGAGCTGCGCGCCGCCGTGCTGCCGAAAGTGCGCGCCGGCGACTGGCTTTCCGCTTTCGCGCTGTCGGAAAAGGATGCCGGTTCGGATGTTGCAGCGATGGCCTGTGCCGCCCGTGCCGATGGCGATTATTATGTCCTCGACGGTGAAAAGACCTGGATTTCCAATGGCGGCATCGCCGATGTCTATACGGTGTTCGCCCGCACAGGCGAGGCGCCGGGCACGCGCGGCATTTCTGCTTTCGTCGTCCTTGCCGACGATCCGGGCTTCTCGATCGCCGAGCGCATCGAAGTCATCGCGCCGCATCCGCTCGCGACGATCCGTTTCGAGAATTGCCGCATTCCCGCTTCGCGCCGGCTTGGCGCACCGGGCGAAGGCTTCAAGATCGCCATGCGCACGCTCGATATCTTCCGCGCCTCCGTTGCCGCCGCAAGCCTTGGCTTTGCCCGGCGGGCGCTGGACGAGTCGCTGGCCCATGTCCGCACCCGGCCGATGTTCGGCGCGACGCTCGGCGACCTTCAGTTGACGCAGGCCGCCCTCGGCGATATGGCGACCGGCATCGACGCGGCGGCCTTGCTCACCTATCGGGCGGCCTGGCGTCGCGACGTGCAGCACCTGCCGACGACGCGCGAGGCGGCCATGGCCAAGATGACGGCCACGGAAACCGCGCAAGCCGTCATCGACCGCGCCGTCCAGCTGTTCGGCGGACGTGGCGTCAAGGCGGGAGAGATAACGGAAAAACTCTATCGGGAGATACGCGCGCTTCGCATTTACGAGGGTGCGACGGAAGTTCAGAAACTGATCGTCGCGCGCGAGCTTCTGAAAAACAATTGA
- a CDS encoding acyl-CoA dehydrogenase: MSREIFDWADPFRLAEQLSDDERMVLDTAHAYAQEKLAPRVLEAFRHEKTDPSIFREMGELGLLGPTIAPEYGGAGLGYVAYGLIAREVERVDSGYRSMMSVQSSLVMVPINAFGSEAQKQKYLPKLATGEWIGCFGLTEPNHGSDPGSMVTRAKQVDGGYSLTGAKTWISNAPIADVFVVWAKTEDGVIRGFILEKGWKGLSAPAIHGKVGLRASITGEVVMDNVFVPEENLLPNVSGLKGPFTCLNSARFGIAWGALGAAEDCYAKARQYVLDRKQFGRPLAANQLIQKKLADMVTEITLGLQGCLRLGRMKEDGHPPVELTSILKRNSCGKALDIARAARDMLGGNGISDEFGIARHLVNLEVVNTYEGTHDIHALILGRAITGIAAFSN; the protein is encoded by the coding sequence ATGAGCCGCGAGATTTTCGATTGGGCCGATCCGTTCCGCCTGGCGGAGCAATTGAGCGATGACGAGCGCATGGTGCTGGACACGGCTCATGCCTATGCGCAGGAGAAATTGGCGCCCCGCGTGCTCGAAGCTTTCCGCCACGAGAAGACCGATCCGTCGATCTTCCGTGAGATGGGCGAACTCGGCCTGCTCGGCCCGACGATCGCGCCGGAATACGGCGGCGCCGGCCTCGGTTATGTCGCCTATGGGCTGATCGCCCGTGAGGTCGAGCGCGTCGACAGCGGCTACCGCTCGATGATGAGCGTGCAATCCTCGCTCGTCATGGTGCCGATCAATGCCTTCGGCTCCGAGGCGCAGAAGCAGAAGTATCTGCCGAAGCTCGCGACCGGCGAATGGATCGGCTGCTTCGGCCTCACCGAACCGAACCACGGCTCCGATCCCGGCTCGATGGTGACTCGGGCCAAACAGGTCGATGGCGGCTACAGCCTGACCGGTGCCAAGACCTGGATCTCCAATGCGCCCATCGCCGATGTCTTCGTCGTCTGGGCCAAAACCGAAGACGGCGTTATCAGAGGCTTCATCCTGGAAAAGGGCTGGAAGGGCCTGTCCGCCCCGGCCATCCACGGCAAGGTGGGCCTGCGCGCCTCCATCACCGGCGAAGTCGTCATGGACAATGTCTTCGTGCCGGAAGAAAATCTGCTGCCGAACGTATCGGGCCTCAAGGGTCCTTTCACCTGCCTGAACTCGGCCCGCTTCGGCATCGCCTGGGGCGCGCTTGGTGCGGCTGAGGATTGCTACGCCAAGGCGCGGCAATATGTGCTCGACCGCAAGCAGTTCGGCCGGCCGCTCGCCGCCAACCAGCTCATCCAGAAGAAGCTTGCCGACATGGTGACCGAGATCACGCTCGGCCTGCAGGGTTGCCTGCGGCTCGGCCGGATGAAGGAAGACGGCCATCCGCCAGTGGAGCTGACCTCGATCCTGAAGCGCAATAGCTGCGGCAAGGCGCTCGACATTGCCCGTGCGGCCCGCGACATGCTCGGCGGCAACGGCATATCCGACGAGTTCGGCATTGCCCGCCATCTCGTCAACCTCGAAGTTGTCAACACCTACGAAGGCACCCACGACATTCACGCCCTCATCCTCGGCCGCGCCATTACCGGCATCGCCGCTTTTTCGAACTGA
- a CDS encoding acyl-CoA thioesterase, with product MAFKTTRPLRFGDCDPSGIAYFPSYLNILVGVLEDYFASLGFPWKTLVDDRRIGVPTVRLDVTFVRPGFQGDELDFVLAVRGIGRSSLDLEHQVSANGHVLWTARHRVVSTSLDTHQSLAWPDDIRAALTPHLETTDAHHPAT from the coding sequence GTGGCGTTCAAAACCACCAGACCTCTGCGCTTCGGAGACTGCGATCCCTCCGGGATCGCTTACTTTCCGTCCTATCTGAACATCCTGGTCGGGGTGCTGGAGGATTATTTCGCGTCGCTGGGCTTCCCCTGGAAGACGCTGGTTGACGACCGCCGCATCGGCGTGCCGACCGTGCGGCTCGACGTGACCTTCGTGCGGCCCGGCTTCCAGGGCGACGAGCTCGATTTCGTGCTGGCGGTGCGCGGCATCGGCCGTTCCTCGCTCGATCTGGAACATCAGGTCTCGGCGAATGGACACGTTCTGTGGACCGCCCGTCATCGTGTCGTTTCCACCTCCCTCGACACCCACCAATCGCTTGCATGGCCGGACGATATCCGTGCCGCACTGACCCCTCATCTGGAGACGACCGATGCACACCATCCTGCAACCTGA
- a CDS encoding RidA family protein, giving the protein MHTILQPEGWAKPIGYANGMAATGRMVFVGGQVGWNAACEFESDDFVEQVRQTLKNVVAILAEGGAEPKHITSMTWYFTDKQEYLANLKGIGQVYREIIGRHFPAMAAVQVVALVEDRAKIEIQATAVIPE; this is encoded by the coding sequence ATGCACACCATCCTGCAACCTGAAGGCTGGGCCAAGCCGATCGGATATGCCAACGGCATGGCGGCAACCGGCCGCATGGTGTTCGTTGGCGGCCAGGTCGGCTGGAACGCCGCCTGCGAATTCGAAAGCGACGATTTCGTCGAGCAGGTGCGTCAGACGCTGAAGAATGTCGTCGCCATCCTCGCCGAAGGCGGCGCCGAACCGAAGCATATCACCTCGATGACCTGGTATTTCACCGACAAGCAGGAATATCTCGCCAATCTGAAGGGCATCGGCCAAGTCTATCGTGAGATCATCGGCCGGCACTTCCCGGCCATGGCCGCTGTGCAGGTCGTCGCCCTCGTCGAGGATCGCGCCAAGATCGAGATCCAGGCGACTGCCGTTATCCCGGAATAG
- a CDS encoding 3-hydroxyacyl-CoA dehydrogenase NAD-binding domain-containing protein encodes MSALRFSDTISATLTDGVLVVTIDNPPVNALSADVRAGLMAAMDHAEKDSAIVALVLTGAGNAFIGGADIKEFGKPPIEPLLPQVIARIENFSKPIVAAINGVALGGGLEVALACHKRDAGPSAKIGLPEVKLGIVPGAGGTQRLPRLIGTAAAIELISSGRIISANEAHKLGIIDGLIESPLIDAAIVSAKSAADLPLRRTGTLSVPSEPAEAIDKAATEALRKARGQRAPAEAVRLVRLAGTTSLAEGLAEERRTFMELRDSREAAALRHVFFAERAAGRVESLEKVAPRKIETVGIVGTGLMGSGIAVAALNAGYRVIGIEQTQDAADNGRERITGILDKAVQSGRIDTAGRDDRLSRLTVAADAQELGQADLVIEAVFDDLTVKTELFQRLGSIIRTDAILATNTSYLDPNVIGAATAHPERVVGLHFFSPANVMRLLEVVNCEKTAPDVLASALAFAKRLGKLPVVCGVTEGFIGNRIFSAYRREAEFMVEDGALPHEIDAALEAFGFPMGLFAVYDMAGLEIAWARRKRQTATRDPAARYVVIADRLCEAGRFGQKAGRGWYAYPDGKRTVDPEVTAIIETARAEKDIAPKSFTADEIVTRLLKAMADEGDALLAEGIAARASDIDLVMINGYGFPPHKGGPMFAAGRR; translated from the coding sequence ATGTCGGCATTGCGCTTTTCGGACACAATCTCAGCGACGCTGACCGATGGCGTTCTCGTCGTGACCATCGACAATCCGCCCGTCAATGCGCTCTCGGCCGATGTCCGCGCCGGCCTGATGGCGGCGATGGATCACGCGGAGAAAGACAGTGCAATCGTTGCCCTTGTATTGACGGGGGCTGGCAACGCCTTCATCGGCGGCGCCGATATCAAGGAATTCGGCAAGCCTCCCATCGAGCCGCTGCTGCCGCAAGTCATTGCCCGAATAGAGAATTTCTCCAAACCTATCGTCGCGGCCATTAACGGTGTTGCCTTGGGTGGCGGCCTGGAAGTGGCGCTTGCCTGCCATAAGCGCGACGCCGGCCCCTCCGCGAAAATCGGCCTGCCGGAGGTCAAACTTGGCATCGTTCCCGGTGCCGGCGGCACGCAACGCCTGCCGCGCCTGATCGGCACCGCCGCTGCTATCGAACTGATCTCTAGCGGACGAATTATTTCGGCCAACGAAGCACACAAGCTCGGGATCATTGATGGCCTGATCGAAAGCCCGCTGATCGATGCTGCCATTGTCAGTGCCAAGAGCGCAGCCGATCTCCCCTTGCGGCGTACGGGCACGCTGTCTGTTCCGTCAGAACCTGCGGAAGCGATCGACAAAGCAGCCACAGAAGCCCTTCGCAAGGCACGCGGTCAGCGTGCCCCAGCCGAAGCCGTCCGTCTCGTTCGCCTCGCTGGGACGACCTCTCTTGCAGAAGGGCTAGCCGAAGAACGCCGCACCTTCATGGAACTCCGCGACAGCCGGGAGGCCGCAGCGCTCCGCCACGTTTTCTTCGCAGAGCGAGCCGCTGGCAGGGTCGAAAGCCTGGAAAAAGTCGCGCCGCGCAAGATCGAAACTGTCGGCATTGTCGGCACCGGCCTGATGGGCTCCGGTATCGCGGTGGCTGCGCTGAACGCCGGCTATCGCGTCATCGGCATCGAACAAACCCAGGACGCTGCCGACAACGGCCGCGAGCGGATTACCGGCATCCTCGACAAAGCCGTGCAATCCGGCCGCATCGATACGGCAGGCCGGGACGATCGCCTGAGCCGTCTGACGGTTGCCGCCGATGCTCAGGAGCTCGGACAAGCCGATCTCGTCATCGAAGCCGTCTTCGATGATCTGACCGTCAAGACCGAGCTGTTCCAGCGCCTCGGCAGCATCATTCGCACGGACGCCATCCTTGCGACCAACACCAGCTACCTCGATCCAAATGTCATCGGCGCCGCAACCGCGCATCCTGAGCGGGTCGTCGGCCTGCATTTCTTCTCGCCCGCCAATGTCATGCGGCTGCTGGAGGTCGTGAATTGCGAAAAGACGGCGCCGGATGTGCTGGCGAGCGCGCTCGCCTTCGCCAAGCGCCTTGGAAAACTACCGGTCGTCTGCGGCGTCACCGAGGGCTTCATCGGCAATCGCATCTTCTCCGCCTATCGCCGTGAGGCCGAATTCATGGTCGAAGACGGCGCACTGCCACATGAGATTGATGCGGCGCTGGAGGCCTTCGGCTTCCCGATGGGCCTCTTCGCGGTCTACGACATGGCCGGCCTCGAAATCGCCTGGGCGCGGCGCAAACGCCAGACGGCAACGCGCGATCCCGCCGCCCGCTATGTCGTCATCGCCGATCGCCTCTGCGAAGCCGGCCGCTTCGGACAGAAGGCCGGGCGCGGCTGGTATGCCTATCCCGACGGCAAACGCACCGTCGACCCCGAAGTGACGGCCATCATCGAAACTGCCCGCGCCGAAAAGGACATCGCGCCCAAAAGCTTTACGGCAGACGAGATCGTCACCCGGTTGCTGAAGGCCATGGCCGATGAGGGCGATGCGCTCTTGGCAGAGGGTATCGCCGCTCGCGCCAGCGATATCGATCTGGTGATGATCAACGGCTACGGTTTCCCCCCACACAAAGGCGGCCCGATGTTTGCCGCCGGCCGCCGGTGA
- a CDS encoding adenylate/guanylate cyclase domain-containing protein, producing the protein MNDKDIGEIASWLMQSGLKGMGEADILAGFCEACRQRGLNVDRAMALMDTLHPVYEGRAFRWDGNQVIEREFEYGPSHQGIAAENWLRSSFYHLLTTGGDEVRRRIGFGDPIDFFGLDTLKTDGHTDYLAMVHRFEEGGTIGEMDCFYSHFATAADAGFLDEDLRVLRKLTPALALAIKCTAMGRIARTIAEVYLGEDAARHVLEGKITRGKAERISAALWFSDLANYTRISDTAEPDEIIPMLNAYADAVISSIHEAGGNVLKLIGDGTLAIFKARDAGDACAAALMAESLLRQRLRDLNSQRQIEGRPVTDVYLGLHIGDVFYGNIGSMDRLDFTVIGPAVNEVSRIASMCRSADRNILMSSNFVSALASSQSNDLVSVGRYALRGVNRPQELFTLLSSAA; encoded by the coding sequence ATGAACGACAAGGACATTGGCGAAATCGCCTCCTGGCTCATGCAGAGCGGCCTTAAAGGCATGGGGGAAGCCGACATCCTGGCGGGCTTCTGCGAGGCATGCCGTCAGCGCGGGCTCAATGTCGATCGCGCGATGGCGCTGATGGATACGCTGCATCCGGTCTATGAAGGTCGTGCCTTCCGTTGGGACGGCAATCAGGTGATCGAACGCGAGTTCGAATATGGCCCGTCGCATCAGGGGATCGCCGCCGAGAACTGGCTGCGTTCCTCCTTCTATCATTTGCTGACGACAGGCGGAGACGAGGTGCGTCGGCGCATAGGCTTCGGCGACCCAATCGATTTCTTCGGGCTCGATACGCTGAAGACCGACGGTCACACCGACTATCTCGCCATGGTGCACCGGTTCGAAGAAGGGGGCACCATCGGTGAGATGGATTGTTTCTATTCTCACTTCGCCACTGCCGCTGATGCAGGTTTCCTTGACGAGGACCTGCGTGTGCTGCGCAAGCTCACACCGGCCCTGGCATTGGCAATCAAATGTACCGCCATGGGACGCATTGCCCGAACCATTGCCGAGGTTTATCTCGGCGAAGATGCCGCCCGGCATGTTCTCGAGGGGAAGATCACGCGCGGCAAGGCCGAGCGCATCTCGGCGGCGCTGTGGTTTTCCGACCTTGCCAACTATACCCGCATTTCCGACACGGCCGAGCCCGATGAAATCATTCCGATGCTGAATGCTTACGCCGACGCAGTGATTTCCTCGATCCACGAGGCCGGCGGCAATGTGCTGAAACTGATCGGCGATGGCACGCTGGCGATCTTCAAAGCGCGCGATGCGGGTGATGCCTGTGCCGCGGCGCTAATGGCGGAATCGTTGCTGCGCCAGCGGCTGCGTGATCTCAATTCCCAGCGGCAGATCGAGGGCAGGCCGGTGACCGACGTCTATCTCGGCCTGCACATCGGTGATGTTTTCTACGGCAATATCGGCAGCATGGACCGGCTGGACTTTACCGTCATAGGTCCGGCCGTCAACGAGGTCAGCCGCATTGCCTCCATGTGCCGTTCGGCCGACCGCAACATACTGATGTCGTCGAATTTCGTCTCTGCCCTCGCGTCCAGCCAGAGCAACGATCTCGTCTCGGTCGGCCGCTACGCGCTGCGCGGCGTCAACCGGCCGCAGGAGCTGTTCACGCTGCTGTCGTCGGCGGCGTGA
- a CDS encoding SDR family oxidoreductase — protein MSKQVIVITGASSGFGALTARALAKAGHTVYASMRETEGRNAPQVAEVAAFARENGVDLKAVELDVASDTSVEAGIARVIEQEGHIDVIIHNAGHMSFGPAEAFTPEQFAQLYDINVLSTQRVNRAALPHLRKQGKGLVVWVSSSSTRGGTPPYLSPYFAAKAAMDSLAVSYASELTRWGIETAIIVPGAFTKGTNHFAHSGSPADKARAAEYDNGPYAGVPDQALKGLASLEPADADAASVAVAIVDVVNMPFGTRPFRTHIDPSEDGAEIVNGVADRVRAELFWRIGLEYLLKPHVKG, from the coding sequence ATGAGCAAGCAAGTTATCGTCATCACCGGTGCATCGAGCGGCTTCGGTGCTCTCACTGCCCGCGCGCTCGCCAAGGCGGGCCACACCGTCTACGCCAGCATGCGCGAAACAGAAGGCCGTAATGCGCCGCAGGTCGCCGAGGTCGCTGCCTTCGCCAGGGAGAACGGCGTGGACCTGAAGGCCGTCGAACTCGACGTCGCTTCTGATACCTCCGTCGAGGCAGGTATCGCCAGGGTTATCGAGCAGGAAGGCCATATCGACGTCATCATCCACAATGCTGGTCACATGTCCTTCGGTCCGGCGGAAGCCTTCACGCCGGAACAGTTCGCCCAGCTTTACGACATCAACGTCTTGAGCACCCAGCGCGTCAATCGAGCAGCACTTCCCCATCTGCGCAAGCAGGGCAAGGGCCTGGTGGTCTGGGTGTCGTCGTCCAGCACCCGCGGCGGTACGCCGCCGTATCTCTCGCCCTATTTCGCCGCCAAGGCCGCCATGGATTCGCTCGCCGTCTCCTACGCGTCCGAACTGACCCGGTGGGGCATCGAAACTGCCATCATCGTGCCCGGCGCCTTCACCAAGGGTACCAACCACTTTGCCCATTCCGGCTCGCCGGCCGACAAGGCGCGTGCTGCCGAATATGACAATGGTCCCTATGCCGGCGTTCCGGATCAGGCGCTGAAGGGTTTGGCTTCGCTGGAGCCCGCCGACGCCGATGCCGCCTCGGTCGCCGTCGCTATCGTCGATGTCGTCAACATGCCCTTCGGCACGCGTCCGTTCCGCACCCATATCGATCCGTCCGAGGACGGCGCGGAAATCGTCAACGGCGTCGCCGACCGCGTCCGCGCTGAACTCTTCTGGCGCATCGGCCTGGAATATCTGTTGAAGCCGCATGTGAAGGGTTGA